The region AAAAGTTCCCTTAGATTTTCTATCCTATCTAGTTTTTTAAAAGTTATTGTTATAGAGTCTTCTGCCTTGGTTCCATCTGAGGCATTTGCGGTAGCGGATATCTTATTTAATCCATCTCCTACAGGAACAGAAGCGATAAAATCTCCTGTTGGATTTAAAACAATTTCCTGAGCCCGTTCAGTAAAGGTAGAATTTATGACATCTACAAAATCTAGCTCGGCAAAAGAGGTCTTTGACAAAACTGTAATAATATCCCCTGGATTTGGTACTGCAGTAAATATTCCTCTTGATTGCCTCGAAATTTCTTCTAGTGTATAAGTTTCTCGAAGAGAATCTGTGCCCAAGGAAAAGGTGTTGATCTTGATATTGGCAATACTGGCTAGTTGAGCGGCACTTATTGCAAGACTTTTATCTTCTGGGTCAGAAACGCTGGCACTACCAACCGGAAATGTAGGAACACCATCTGATAAAAGGAGGATGATTTTCTGTGTATTGGGTTTATATAAGCTAACACTGCTTTTCGTTCCTGAAAGCTCTGATATGGCAACTCTAATCCCCTCAGAAATATTTGTTCCCCCACTTGCTCCCTCTTGATATATTTGATTCAAAGCCCTATTTACTAATCTAAAATCTGATGTTAAAGGTTGCTTCAAAAAGGCATCAGGTGTAGCTGGATTAACCATGAAGGTTCTATCTCCATCGTAACCTGTTCCTGGAAGAAAATCCCCGCCAAACTTTACCATACCAACCCGAGTAGTATTGGGATCTAGCTGTTTTAAAAGATTTTTTGCGGCTTGAACCTCAGCGGCCAGTACTGAATCTCCAGGGTCGGTTATTTTAGAACCGATCAACAACCCGAATATTCTAACTTCTTTAACCTTTCTGCCTATAATACCATTTTGATTTACATCTACTCCTGAAGGCCTTCCAGTACTACCAGAAGAGTCGATAGCTATCATAAGATCCACTAATGGTATATCTTCGCTTTTGGCAAAGGCATGGCCTTCTATAACGACATGGTTTGACGGTAGGACAATTGTAGCTCCATCAGATGGATATTCTATTTTAATATTTATGTCAGTTGAATTGGCATTGATTGATATAGTAAGAAAGAAAATAAAAAAAATTATAACTATTTTTTTTAGATTCATTAAAATTCAATAATTGCCCAATCTTAATTTTTGTTTTATGTCTTCTTTATCTTGGAGTAACTTTTTTATTTTACCATTAAATTCATTTAACTTTTCTCTCTTTTCTTTTATCTCCTTATCAGAAAAGCATCCTTCATTCTCTAAAAATTCCTTTTGTTTTATTAAAGATTCTAATTCTTCTTCAATCTTTAATATCCTTTTCTTGAGTTCTTTTTGTCCCATAAGAACTTACCCCTTTAAAAATCATTAATTTTTAACAATTTTAACAGAAATAAAAAAAATACTTCAAGAGATTTTTAAAGTCTGAAAAATGATCGGTCTTTTATGACACCTTCTCGTATTTATTTTTTATTTTGATAATCTAATACAATAATCAGTATTTTTCTACAGCATTCCCTTCAATTTCAACGACAACAGCTCGGTTTAACATATCTACCGATATAACCAATCTCTGCTTCTTCTCATGAATATCTAAAAGGATACCTACTGCTCCTTCCAATGGTCCAGAGACAACTATTACCTTATCACCTTTCTTAAGATAGGGGTGATAGTTAATAGTAAGGCCAGAATCAACAACTGTCTTTATTGAACTTATTTGTTCGTCAGGTACTGGATACGGTTCATTTGAATATCCTAGCAAATTTGCAACACCTAGTGTCTTTAAAATTTCTAACCATCGGTCTTTATTAAGTTCAAAATCTACAAAGAGGTATCCAGGGAAAAGGGGTCTCAGTATCTTTTTCTTCCTATCTTTTCTCTTGCTCCATGTCTCTATCATAGGAAGAAAAATCTTAAATGATTTATTCAACAATCGATCTTTCACTTTCTGCTCATGTCTGCTCTTAGTCCTCACAGCATACCAATTCTCTATTATGTTCTTTCCTTTAAGGCTGTTATATATCCCTTCTACAACTTCTTTAATATCTTTCTCGGAATTATCAAAATTAAAATTTGCTATCTTTTCATATAAAAGGGCCTGTTCGTGATATAATTTTCTGAAAGATTCCTCAGGATTCTCTTGATCGATAAATTCTGCCATACCATTTTTCATAATCCTTTGATAAAGAATATCAGGTTTTACAGATATGTTGACAATTGTATTTTTTCTGAGATTGTTAAGAATTCCCTCATCTAAAAAGGGTGTTTCACTCCCCAAGGATATAATTTGTTTTCTATTCTTTAAAATCTCTTCTAACCCTTCTCTTTCCAGATTCTTGAAACCCTCCTTGCCTTCCTTTTTATAAATTTCACTAAATCCAAGCTTTACTCCTTTTTTCTTAAAATAGAGTCTTTCTATAAATGAAACGATATCGACAAATTCCCAATGAAACCTCTCAGACAGTAGTTTTCCAAGAGTAGATTTTCCGCTAGCTTTAAATCCTGTCAATATGAGATTCATGTTATTTTTTCTATAATATAATTAACTTATAACTTTTTTATTTTTTTTAGCTTTATTCTATCGAGATTTGTATTAATAAAATCTAATATAGTGTTCACATCTTCTTCTAAATTATCTGTAAGGTTTATCCATTTAATATTTTCGACTTTCTTAAACCATGTTATCTGTCTCTTTGCATATCTCTTGGTATCTCTCTTTATTAGGCTTATTGCCTTATCTAAGTCATGCTTCCCTTTCAGA is a window of Nitrospinota bacterium DNA encoding:
- a CDS encoding VWA domain-containing protein, which codes for MNLKKIVIIFFIFFLTISINANSTDINIKIEYPSDGATIVLPSNHVVIEGHAFAKSEDIPLVDLMIAIDSSGSTGRPSGVDVNQNGIIGRKVKEVRIFGLLIGSKITDPGDSVLAAEVQAAKNLLKQLDPNTTRVGMVKFGGDFLPGTGYDGDRTFMVNPATPDAFLKQPLTSDFRLVNRALNQIYQEGASGGTNISEGIRVAISELSGTKSSVSLYKPNTQKIILLLSDGVPTFPVGSASVSDPEDKSLAISAAQLASIANIKINTFSLGTDSLRETYTLEEISRQSRGIFTAVPNPGDIITVLSKTSFAELDFVDVINSTFTERAQEIVLNPTGDFIASVPVGDGLNKISATANASDGTKAEDSITITFKKLDRIENLRELLLTKKSDLSLELERKKNLEKTHKKALILELERARERNKILDDLTSELKRQLEQRQHEEGRKEAEIKKKKERLELELEVKDNE
- a CDS encoding UpxY family transcription antiterminator, whose product is MNLILTGFKASGKSTLGKLLSERFHWEFVDIVSFIERLYFKKKGVKLGFSEIYKKEGKEGFKNLEREGLEEILKNRKQIISLGSETPFLDEGILNNLRKNTIVNISVKPDILYQRIMKNGMAEFIDQENPEESFRKLYHEQALLYEKIANFNFDNSEKDIKEVVEGIYNSLKGKNIIENWYAVRTKSRHEQKVKDRLLNKSFKIFLPMIETWSKRKDRKKKILRPLFPGYLFVDFELNKDRWLEILKTLGVANLLGYSNEPYPVPDEQISSIKTVVDSGLTINYHPYLKKGDKVIVVSGPLEGAVGILLDIHEKKQRLVISVDMLNRAVVVEIEGNAVEKY